In Daphnia pulicaria isolate SC F1-1A chromosome 9, SC_F0-13Bv2, whole genome shotgun sequence, a single genomic region encodes these proteins:
- the LOC124313453 gene encoding B-cell CLL/lymphoma 7 protein family member A-like isoform X2 translates to MSRSVRAETRSRAKDDIKRVMQVVDKVRHWEKKWVTIGDTTMKIFKWVPVSQIEMVKKKGKDSKMNKENDTSKKETSFISFSGEDSNTSFSLTSESQGPLDFASTQLMASEDSNSLYEPGVKRLKME, encoded by the exons ATGTCTCGGTCAGTTAGGGCAGAAACACGTAGCAGAGCTAAAGATGACATCAAACGAGTCATGCAAGTCGTGGACAAAGTCCGGCATTG GGAGAAGAAATGGGTTACAATCGGAGACACTacaatgaaaattttcaaatgggtTCCAGTTTCTCAAATAGAAATGGTG aaaaagaagggaaaagattcgaaaatgaacaaagaaaatgacacCTCCAAAAAAGAGACATCTTTTATCAGTTTCAGTGGAGAAGATTCAAACacaa GTTTTTCCCTGACAAGTGAATCTCAAGGTCCACTTGACTTTGCATCCACACAGCTCATGGCGTCAGAAGACTCCAATTCTTTGTATGAACCCGGAGTGAAGAgattaaaaatggaatga
- the LOC124313453 gene encoding B-cell CLL/lymphoma 7 protein family member A-like isoform X3 produces MSRSVRAETRSRAKDDIKRVMQVVDKVRHWEKKWVTIGDTTMKIFKWVPVSQIEMKKKGKDSKMNKENDTSKKETSFISFSGEDSNTSFSLTSESQGPLDFASTQLMASEDSNSLYEPGVKRLKME; encoded by the exons ATGTCTCGGTCAGTTAGGGCAGAAACACGTAGCAGAGCTAAAGATGACATCAAACGAGTCATGCAAGTCGTGGACAAAGTCCGGCATTG GGAGAAGAAATGGGTTACAATCGGAGACACTacaatgaaaattttcaaatgggtTCCAGTTTCTCAAATAGAAATG aaaaagaagggaaaagattcgaaaatgaacaaagaaaatgacacCTCCAAAAAAGAGACATCTTTTATCAGTTTCAGTGGAGAAGATTCAAACacaa GTTTTTCCCTGACAAGTGAATCTCAAGGTCCACTTGACTTTGCATCCACACAGCTCATGGCGTCAGAAGACTCCAATTCTTTGTATGAACCCGGAGTGAAGAgattaaaaatggaatga
- the LOC124313453 gene encoding B-cell CLL/lymphoma 7 protein family member A-like isoform X1, protein MSRSVRAETRSRAKDDIKRVMQVVDKVRHWEKKWVTIGDTTMKIFKWVPVSQIEMVVNIHDNCSRLFLANQVCNIQQKKKGKDSKMNKENDTSKKETSFISFSGEDSNTSFSLTSESQGPLDFASTQLMASEDSNSLYEPGVKRLKME, encoded by the exons ATGTCTCGGTCAGTTAGGGCAGAAACACGTAGCAGAGCTAAAGATGACATCAAACGAGTCATGCAAGTCGTGGACAAAGTCCGGCATTG GGAGAAGAAATGGGTTACAATCGGAGACACTacaatgaaaattttcaaatgggtTCCAGTTTCTCAAATAGAAATGGTGGTAAACATTCACGATAATTGTTCTAGACTGTTTTTGGCTAACCAGGTGTGTAATattcaacagaaaaagaagggaaaagattcgaaaatgaacaaagaaaatgacacCTCCAAAAAAGAGACATCTTTTATCAGTTTCAGTGGAGAAGATTCAAACacaa GTTTTTCCCTGACAAGTGAATCTCAAGGTCCACTTGACTTTGCATCCACACAGCTCATGGCGTCAGAAGACTCCAATTCTTTGTATGAACCCGGAGTGAAGAgattaaaaatggaatga
- the LOC124312985 gene encoding uncharacterized protein LOC124312985 isoform X2 — protein sequence MSQGLDQSGHQSLSVLATKSTRFLKTIMADVNYIHVNLSTGSYLLVEETEATKKKVWEKFLRIVYCDTRKMVTDDNSCRGYAACKVCGQICRLGPKGGTKELEDHFSLCSRAAADNTALRLAEKQLKKENKNQTEKERKDEIKALNKESAYLVIGQESETIPLEEITKARLTRACLSEIPPSIVQFFTDGKSPKDRPMNFYEELQVQLDVLWQRFSEAKNEAYTAYTEAQNGALFTKAIYTVQNATPVQPNLHIGLSYSSANGIDITWVPTDVKSTLDFDRISMIGRNLSELVHPEDYAEIVRVFLTDSSTDGTVKDSKDFTFPDCRLTESIIHRSKTGPEYHTVFLTGYIRQCIRTSREKASQQDKQIMPARTDSSCWPRLASFIHIRTYYQYMTLHSIDGRIIQADKRIKMVAGYTCEEVVNKKAHDFIVEDAVSFVSEAQNNWVYYNGRANCISYPLKGKHRIVHVKSRGEFIYYRDSETNQMIDGFILSNTLIHEDDYQRERSNLQVQWNTSCDTSTTSVEESYNISSSTPEACNTGTPVPMEQDSINDLNETTDFQISLALSPDIYS from the exons atgagTCAGGGATTAGACCAGTCTGGACATCAGTCACTATCTGTCCTCGCAACGAAGAGCACTCGTTTCTT AAAGACTATCATGGCGGACGTTAATTATATACATGTTAACTTATCTACTGGTTCATATTTACTCGTGGAGGAAACTGAagcaaccaaaaagaaagtaTGGGAGAAATTCCTTCGCATTGTTTACTGTGATACCAGGAAAATGGTGACAGACGATAACTCGTGTAGAGGCTACGCTGCGTGTAAGGTTTGTGGACAGATTTGCCGTCTGGGGCCCAAAGGGGGAACTAAAGAACTGGAGGATCATTTCAGTCTATGTtctcgagcagcagcagataaTACGGCATTAAG attAGCAGAAAAgcaattgaaaaaggaaaacaagaatCAGACCGAAAAAGAACGAAAGGATGAGATTAAAGCACTCAATAAGGAATCTGCATATTTAGTGATTGGTCAAGAAAGTGAAACAATCCCATTGGAGGAAATTACCAAAGCTCGCCTGACGCGTGCTTGTCTGTCGGAAATTCCTCCATCGATAGTGCAATTTTTCACGGATGGAAAATCTCCAAAGGATAGACCAATGA ACTTTTACGAAGAGCTTCAAGTACAATTGGACGTACTTTGGCAACGGTTTAGTGAAGCTAAGAACGAAGCTTACACCGCTTACACAGAGGCGCAAAACGGTGCACTTTTTACGAAG GCAATTTACACTGTCCAAAACGCAACGCCAGTTCAACCCAACCTTCACATTGGGCTTTCCTATTCCTCGGCGAATGGCATTGACATCACCTGGGTGCCCACCGATGTTAAGTCTACACTGGACTTTGATCGA ATTAGCATGATTGGACGTAATTTGTCCGAACTGGTTCACCCAGAGGATTACGCGGAGATTGTGCGTGTTTTTCTGACGGATTCATCTACCGATGGTACTGTCAAGGACTCGAAAGACTTTACTTTTCCCGATTGTCGATTAACAGAATCCATCATCCATCGATCAAAAACGGGACCAGAGTACCACACAGTTTTCTTGACCGGATACATCCGCCAGTGCATTCGAACTTCACGAGAGAAAGCTAGTCAGCAAGACAAGCAAATTATGCCTGCCCGTACGGACTCTAGTTGTTGGCCCCGACTAGCTTCGTTTATCCATATACGCACCTACTATCAGTATATGACGCTACACTCCATAGACGGAAGAATCATTCAAGCAGATAAAAG GATCAAAATGGTTGCAGGTTATACGTGCGAGGAAGTCGTGAACAAAAAAGCTCACGATTTCATTGTAGAAGACGCCGTTAGTTTTGTTTCCGAAGCCCAAAACAATT GGGTGTATTACAATGGCCGTGCAAACTGCATATCTTACCCATTAAAGGGTAAACACCGGATTGTTCACGTGAAATCTCGAGGTGAATTCATTTACTATCGAGATTCTGAGACTAATCAAATGATTGATGGTTTCATTTTAAGCAATACTCTTATTCA CGAGGACGACTATCAAAGAGAACGATCGAATCTTCAAGTGCAATGGAATACTTCCTGTGATACTTCAACAACATCG GTTGAAGAAAGTTACAACATTTCGTCGTCCACACCGGAGGCTTGTAACACTGGCACACCAGTTCCAATGGAACAAGACTCTATTAATGATTTAAATGAAACAACGgattttcaaatatctttggcACTATCCCCCGATATCTATTCctga
- the LOC124312985 gene encoding uncharacterized protein LOC124312985 isoform X3 encodes MADVNYIHVNLSTGSYLLVEETEATKKKVWEKFLRIVYCDTRKMVTDDNSCRGYAACKVCGQICRLGPKGGTKELEDHFSLCSRAAADNTALRLAEKQLKKENKNQTEKERKDEIKALNKESAYLVIGQESETIPLEEITKARLTRACLSEIPPSIVQFFTDGKSPKDRPMNFYEELQVQLDVLWQRFSEAKNEAYTAYTEAQNGALFTKQQAIYTVQNATPVQPNLHIGLSYSSANGIDITWVPTDVKSTLDFDRISMIGRNLSELVHPEDYAEIVRVFLTDSSTDGTVKDSKDFTFPDCRLTESIIHRSKTGPEYHTVFLTGYIRQCIRTSREKASQQDKQIMPARTDSSCWPRLASFIHIRTYYQYMTLHSIDGRIIQADKRIKMVAGYTCEEVVNKKAHDFIVEDAVSFVSEAQNNWVYYNGRANCISYPLKGKHRIVHVKSRGEFIYYRDSETNQMIDGFILSNTLIHEDDYQRERSNLQVQWNTSCDTSTTSVEESYNISSSTPEACNTGTPVPMEQDSINDLNETTDFQISLALSPDIYS; translated from the exons ATGGCGGACGTTAATTATATACATGTTAACTTATCTACTGGTTCATATTTACTCGTGGAGGAAACTGAagcaaccaaaaagaaagtaTGGGAGAAATTCCTTCGCATTGTTTACTGTGATACCAGGAAAATGGTGACAGACGATAACTCGTGTAGAGGCTACGCTGCGTGTAAGGTTTGTGGACAGATTTGCCGTCTGGGGCCCAAAGGGGGAACTAAAGAACTGGAGGATCATTTCAGTCTATGTtctcgagcagcagcagataaTACGGCATTAAG attAGCAGAAAAgcaattgaaaaaggaaaacaagaatCAGACCGAAAAAGAACGAAAGGATGAGATTAAAGCACTCAATAAGGAATCTGCATATTTAGTGATTGGTCAAGAAAGTGAAACAATCCCATTGGAGGAAATTACCAAAGCTCGCCTGACGCGTGCTTGTCTGTCGGAAATTCCTCCATCGATAGTGCAATTTTTCACGGATGGAAAATCTCCAAAGGATAGACCAATGA ACTTTTACGAAGAGCTTCAAGTACAATTGGACGTACTTTGGCAACGGTTTAGTGAAGCTAAGAACGAAGCTTACACCGCTTACACAGAGGCGCAAAACGGTGCACTTTTTACGAAG caacagGCAATTTACACTGTCCAAAACGCAACGCCAGTTCAACCCAACCTTCACATTGGGCTTTCCTATTCCTCGGCGAATGGCATTGACATCACCTGGGTGCCCACCGATGTTAAGTCTACACTGGACTTTGATCGA ATTAGCATGATTGGACGTAATTTGTCCGAACTGGTTCACCCAGAGGATTACGCGGAGATTGTGCGTGTTTTTCTGACGGATTCATCTACCGATGGTACTGTCAAGGACTCGAAAGACTTTACTTTTCCCGATTGTCGATTAACAGAATCCATCATCCATCGATCAAAAACGGGACCAGAGTACCACACAGTTTTCTTGACCGGATACATCCGCCAGTGCATTCGAACTTCACGAGAGAAAGCTAGTCAGCAAGACAAGCAAATTATGCCTGCCCGTACGGACTCTAGTTGTTGGCCCCGACTAGCTTCGTTTATCCATATACGCACCTACTATCAGTATATGACGCTACACTCCATAGACGGAAGAATCATTCAAGCAGATAAAAG GATCAAAATGGTTGCAGGTTATACGTGCGAGGAAGTCGTGAACAAAAAAGCTCACGATTTCATTGTAGAAGACGCCGTTAGTTTTGTTTCCGAAGCCCAAAACAATT GGGTGTATTACAATGGCCGTGCAAACTGCATATCTTACCCATTAAAGGGTAAACACCGGATTGTTCACGTGAAATCTCGAGGTGAATTCATTTACTATCGAGATTCTGAGACTAATCAAATGATTGATGGTTTCATTTTAAGCAATACTCTTATTCA CGAGGACGACTATCAAAGAGAACGATCGAATCTTCAAGTGCAATGGAATACTTCCTGTGATACTTCAACAACATCG GTTGAAGAAAGTTACAACATTTCGTCGTCCACACCGGAGGCTTGTAACACTGGCACACCAGTTCCAATGGAACAAGACTCTATTAATGATTTAAATGAAACAACGgattttcaaatatctttggcACTATCCCCCGATATCTATTCctga
- the LOC124312985 gene encoding uncharacterized protein LOC124312985 isoform X1, producing the protein MSQGLDQSGHQSLSVLATKSTRFLKTIMADVNYIHVNLSTGSYLLVEETEATKKKVWEKFLRIVYCDTRKMVTDDNSCRGYAACKVCGQICRLGPKGGTKELEDHFSLCSRAAADNTALRLAEKQLKKENKNQTEKERKDEIKALNKESAYLVIGQESETIPLEEITKARLTRACLSEIPPSIVQFFTDGKSPKDRPMNFYEELQVQLDVLWQRFSEAKNEAYTAYTEAQNGALFTKQQAIYTVQNATPVQPNLHIGLSYSSANGIDITWVPTDVKSTLDFDRISMIGRNLSELVHPEDYAEIVRVFLTDSSTDGTVKDSKDFTFPDCRLTESIIHRSKTGPEYHTVFLTGYIRQCIRTSREKASQQDKQIMPARTDSSCWPRLASFIHIRTYYQYMTLHSIDGRIIQADKRIKMVAGYTCEEVVNKKAHDFIVEDAVSFVSEAQNNWVYYNGRANCISYPLKGKHRIVHVKSRGEFIYYRDSETNQMIDGFILSNTLIHEDDYQRERSNLQVQWNTSCDTSTTSVEESYNISSSTPEACNTGTPVPMEQDSINDLNETTDFQISLALSPDIYS; encoded by the exons atgagTCAGGGATTAGACCAGTCTGGACATCAGTCACTATCTGTCCTCGCAACGAAGAGCACTCGTTTCTT AAAGACTATCATGGCGGACGTTAATTATATACATGTTAACTTATCTACTGGTTCATATTTACTCGTGGAGGAAACTGAagcaaccaaaaagaaagtaTGGGAGAAATTCCTTCGCATTGTTTACTGTGATACCAGGAAAATGGTGACAGACGATAACTCGTGTAGAGGCTACGCTGCGTGTAAGGTTTGTGGACAGATTTGCCGTCTGGGGCCCAAAGGGGGAACTAAAGAACTGGAGGATCATTTCAGTCTATGTtctcgagcagcagcagataaTACGGCATTAAG attAGCAGAAAAgcaattgaaaaaggaaaacaagaatCAGACCGAAAAAGAACGAAAGGATGAGATTAAAGCACTCAATAAGGAATCTGCATATTTAGTGATTGGTCAAGAAAGTGAAACAATCCCATTGGAGGAAATTACCAAAGCTCGCCTGACGCGTGCTTGTCTGTCGGAAATTCCTCCATCGATAGTGCAATTTTTCACGGATGGAAAATCTCCAAAGGATAGACCAATGA ACTTTTACGAAGAGCTTCAAGTACAATTGGACGTACTTTGGCAACGGTTTAGTGAAGCTAAGAACGAAGCTTACACCGCTTACACAGAGGCGCAAAACGGTGCACTTTTTACGAAG caacagGCAATTTACACTGTCCAAAACGCAACGCCAGTTCAACCCAACCTTCACATTGGGCTTTCCTATTCCTCGGCGAATGGCATTGACATCACCTGGGTGCCCACCGATGTTAAGTCTACACTGGACTTTGATCGA ATTAGCATGATTGGACGTAATTTGTCCGAACTGGTTCACCCAGAGGATTACGCGGAGATTGTGCGTGTTTTTCTGACGGATTCATCTACCGATGGTACTGTCAAGGACTCGAAAGACTTTACTTTTCCCGATTGTCGATTAACAGAATCCATCATCCATCGATCAAAAACGGGACCAGAGTACCACACAGTTTTCTTGACCGGATACATCCGCCAGTGCATTCGAACTTCACGAGAGAAAGCTAGTCAGCAAGACAAGCAAATTATGCCTGCCCGTACGGACTCTAGTTGTTGGCCCCGACTAGCTTCGTTTATCCATATACGCACCTACTATCAGTATATGACGCTACACTCCATAGACGGAAGAATCATTCAAGCAGATAAAAG GATCAAAATGGTTGCAGGTTATACGTGCGAGGAAGTCGTGAACAAAAAAGCTCACGATTTCATTGTAGAAGACGCCGTTAGTTTTGTTTCCGAAGCCCAAAACAATT GGGTGTATTACAATGGCCGTGCAAACTGCATATCTTACCCATTAAAGGGTAAACACCGGATTGTTCACGTGAAATCTCGAGGTGAATTCATTTACTATCGAGATTCTGAGACTAATCAAATGATTGATGGTTTCATTTTAAGCAATACTCTTATTCA CGAGGACGACTATCAAAGAGAACGATCGAATCTTCAAGTGCAATGGAATACTTCCTGTGATACTTCAACAACATCG GTTGAAGAAAGTTACAACATTTCGTCGTCCACACCGGAGGCTTGTAACACTGGCACACCAGTTCCAATGGAACAAGACTCTATTAATGATTTAAATGAAACAACGgattttcaaatatctttggcACTATCCCCCGATATCTATTCctga
- the LOC124312815 gene encoding probable ATP-dependent RNA helicase DHX37, which produces MGPNKKGYNWKARQVVKTKIIKAEGVEIEINGAESSKYDECNALVLPSKKRTTKVVKEKKSNQRILSKTQRKKLEKIVDVKKKKANRAELLESLAKFQPSAQELSMMTSLTSVQTKGIKRSIAETNSVTLFDEPGENKQENGAAGGKRRQRWKEKEEKGEVENPQTDANVIGLEVIDESSDSEQEASEDEEIAEDEEAEEAVVSEEVVSKEEVSNTNTKEIDAAVNTTQEIKETKSDHTPVPKRESKPAIFVPVHRTAEVQAARMKLPILAEEQAIVEAINENPVVILAGETGSGKTTQVPQFLYEAGYAANGKIIGVTEPRRVAATSMANRVAEEMNLHDGQVGYQIRFEGNVKDNTRIKFMTDGVLLKEVQKDFLLNNYSVVIIDEAHERSVYSDILLGLLSRIVMLRHKRGNPLKMVIMSATLRVEDFTDNQRLFKTKPVVIQVEARQFPVSVHFNKRTAFEDYVDESYRKVCKIHRQLPDGGILVFLTGQQEVNALCRKLRQTFPGVKKTEESKPVETTPSKPEGAPVISDPEEDEDMEKVLSKIKAKKQNMKKRSKKEVDQRVKINLDHYSALPLQEQEQDHDESLGDLVDSDQELDINDESEALSQSQTAPPLWVLPLYSLLPSYRQQKVFAPPPEGSRLCVVATNVAETSLTIPNVRYVVDTGRVKTKFFDKVTGVSAFHVTWTSQAAANQRAGRAGRTGPGHCYRLYSSAVFNDEFEKFSLPDIARRPIDDLVLQMKSMDIEKVIHFPFPTPPDIQQLYAAERRLLLLNALEPPPRNIRLKQSQEWTSKITPLGRAMAAYPLAPRYAKMLLLSQQHDLLQLSITLVAALSVQELVLDQPADSEPGDTHRRWLGQRRSWAGTGQSLFLGDPMVLVRAVGAAEYSGDIEAFCSTNGIRSKALREVRKLRVQLTNETNLIIPSGTTPIVVDPRMAPPTELQAKQLRQILMAGLPDHVARRIAPNEIKEAEDRRKYKYAYRCPEMEDPVFLNPSSILRYSHPEWIVYQDIYEHDDKIYLRGITAIEPEWLPVFSPSQCTFSAPLELPAPRYDSDQGRIVCHMNVTFGRSGWPLPVMELEFPAGIDRFKFFAQFFLSGDVCHPLTKYTKFLLSTPSTMVKTWAKLQPRTQLLLKELTIQNVDSLDTLLGAWQKDTLYLLAAYQAWVPESLHEEVAAHWPPV; this is translated from the exons ATGGggccaaataaaaaaggttacaACTGGAAAGCACGCCAAGttgtcaaaacaaaaattattaaagctGAAGGG GTTGAGATTGAAATAAATGGGGCAGAGTCTTCAAAGTATGATGAGTGCAATGCACTTGTTTTGCCATCAAAGAAAAGGACAACAAAAGTTGTTAAAGAGAAGAAATCCAACCAGCGGATCTTGTCAAAGACACAACGAAAAAAGCTAGAGAAGATTGTAGatgtcaagaaaaagaaagctaAT agaGCAGAGCTGTTGGAGTCTCTAGCCAAGTTTCAACCCAGTGCCCAGGAACTGTCTATGATGACATCCCTGACTTCAGTTCAAACTAAAGGCATTAAACGATCCATTGCAGAAACTAATTCTGTTACATTGTTTGATGAACCTGGAGAAAACAAGCAAGAAAATGGAGCTGCTGGAGGCAAGAGGAGACAGagatggaaagaaaaggaagaaaagggtgAAGTTGAAAATCCACAAACTGATGCCAATGTAATTGGTCTAGAAGTGATTGATGAATCAAGCGATTCAGAACAAGAGGCatctgaagatgaagaaatagctgaagatgaagaagctgAAGAAGCTGTTGTTTCTGAAGAGGTTGTTTCAAAAGAAGAGGTTTCAAATACTAATACCAAAGAAATTGACGCCGCTGTCAATACAACACAAGAAATTAAGGAAACTAAAAGTGATCACACTCCAGTGCCTAAACGTGAATCAAAGCCGGCAATTTTCGTGCCTGTTCACCGTACAGCGGAAGTTCAAGCTGCTAGGATGAAACTTCCTATTCTTGCTGAAGAGCAAGCAATTGTTGAAGCCATCAATGAAAATCCAGTTGTCATTTTGGCAGGAGAGACTGGAAGTGGCAAAACTACTCAG GTTCCTCAATTTCTCTATGAAGCTGGATATGCGGCCAATGGGAAAATCATTGGTGTCACAGAACCCAGGAGGGTGGCTGCAACATCCATGGCAAATCGTGTGGCCGAGGAGATGAACCTGCATGATGGTCAAGTTGGTTATCAGATTCGTTTTGAAGGCAACGTCAAGGACAATACCCGCATTAAATTCATGACTGACGGTGTTTTGTTAAAG gAAGTTCAAAAAGATTTCCTTCTGAACAACTATTCTGTGGTGATTATCGATGAAGCTCACGAACGCAGTGTTTACTCTGATATTTTACTGGGCCTGTTGTCGCGTATCGTGATGCTGCGACATAAACGAGGAAATCCATTGAAAATGGTCATTATGTCTGCCACTCTTCGTGTCGAGGACTTTACAGATAACCAACGCCTTTTCAAGACTAAGCCGGTCGTTATACAG GTTGAAGCCAGACAATTTCCCGTGTCAGTACATTTCAATAAACGGACGGCCTTTGAAGATTATGTGGACGAATCCTATCGCAAAGTGTGCAAAATCCATCGACAGTTGCCTGACGGaggcattttagtttttctaacTGGTCAACAAGAGGTTAATGCCCTTTGTAGAAAACTACGTCAGACGTTTCCGGGTGTCAAGAAGACGGAGGAGTCCAAGCCTGTAGAGACTACACCATCAAAGCCCGAAGGTGCCCCCGTCATTTCCGACCCAGAAGAG GACGAAGACATGGAAAAGGTTTTGTCTAAAATCAAAGCAAAAAAGCAAAACATGAAGAAGCGCTCAAAGAAGGAAGTGGATCAGCGAGTAAAGATCAACTTAGATCATTATTCTGCTTTGCCACTTCAGGAGCAAGAACAAGATCACGATGAAAGTCTCGGTGATTTGGTGGATTCAGATCAAGAACTCGATATCAACGATGAGTCGGAGGCTTTATCTCAGAGTCAAACTGCACCTCCTTTGTGGGTCCTTCCCTTGTATTCCCTTCTACCCTCCTATCGCCAACAGAAAGTGTTTGCTCCTCCGCCCGAAGGATCGAGATTGTGTGTGGTGGCCACTAATGTCGCAGAAACTTCACTTACGATACCTAACGTCCGTTATGTAGTCGATACTGGTCGAGTCAAAACTAAATTCTTCGATAAAGTCACGGGAGTGTCCGCATTTCACGTTACCTGGACCTCGCAGGCTGCCGCTAACCAGCGTGCTGGTCGTGCTGGTCGTACTGGCCCAGGCCATTGTTATCGTCTCTATTCTTCTGCCGTTTTCAATGATGAGTTTGAAAAGTTCTCTTTGCCAGATATCGCAAGAAG GCCGATCGATGATTTAGTTTTGCAAATGAAATCGATGGATATTGAAAAAGTTATTCACTTTCCGTTCCCTACGCCTCCAGATATCCAGCAATTATACGCAGCTGAGCGCCGTTTACTGTTGCTTAATGCTCTGGAACCGCCACCACGCAACATCCGACTGAAAC AAAGTCAAGAGTGGACATCAAAGATTACTCCACTGGGAAGAGCCATGGCCGCCTATCCACTAGCACCACGTTATGCAAAAATGCTTTTACTCAGCCAACAACATGACCTGCTGCAATTGAGCATCACTTTGGTGGCTGCCTTATCCGTTCAAGAACTCGTACTGGACCAGCCAGCCGATTCTGAGCCAGGCGATACGCACAGAAGATGGCTTGGTCAACGCCGGTCCTGGGCTGGAACTGGACAGTCACTCTTTTTGGGTGATCCAATGGTACTTGTCCGAGCTGTTGGCGCAGCCGAGTATTCGGGTGACATCGAGGCTTTCTGTTCCACAAATGGGATACGCAGCAAAGCCCTACGTGAAGTGCGCAAGTTGCGAGTCCAGCTGACCAACGAGACCAATTTAATTATCCCGTCTGGTACAACTCCCATCGTAGTTGACCCTCGTATGGCACCACCAACAGAGCTTCAAGCGAAACAATTGCGACAGATTCTAATGGCAGGACTTCCAGATCACGTGGCCAGGAGAATAGCTCCAAACGAAATTAAAGAAGCCGAAGACCGTAGGAAATACAAATACGCTTATCGCTGCCCGGAGATGGAGGATCCCGTTTTCCTTAACCCTTCGAGTATCTTGCGCTATTCACACCCTGAATGGATCGTCTATCAAGATATTTATGAACACGATGATAAAATTTATCTGCGTGGTATTACGGCAATCGAACCAGAATGGCTTCCTGTCTTTAGTCCTTCACAGTGTACCTTCTCCGCCCCATTGGAGCTTCCTGCTCCTCGTTATGATTCTGATCAGGGAAGAATAGTGTGCCACATGAATGTTACATTCGGAAGAAGTGGTTGGCCTCTACCGGTCATGGAACTCGAATTCCCAGCTGGTATTGACCGGTTCAAGTTTTTCGCCCAATTTTTCCTTAGTGGAGATGTCTGCCACCCTCTAACGAA ATATACCAAATTTCTACTATCAACTCCCTCAACAATGGTCAAGACTTGGGCAAAGCTCCAGCCCAGAACACAGTTGTTACTTAAAGAATTGACAATTCAAAACGTCGATAGTTTGGACACGCTTCTTGGCGCTTGGCAAAAAGATACACTCTACCTTTTGGCGGCCTATCAGGCGTGGGTGCCTGAATCTCTGCATGAAGAAGTTGCAGCCCACTGGCCACCCGTGTAA
- the LOC124313287 gene encoding thioredoxin-related transmembrane protein 2 homolog: MAFFDDVKQLILPYYLLSSLLSISFLVLKTISPMCNYLFPPSESQCELDMKQSEILFFLLFVIVVRARKTGSVTMLAYLSTGFMYCKVASLILWFNADPRYGLVYVVLLTLQAILFPEPSYSGPEKVVYFNATSLDEELNRNKKVVWIVTFYTVWSPSCVNFASIYSKLSAEYSLDNLKFGKVDVGRFPELAKKYYVNDTSFSRQLPTVIVFKNGEEFDRRPAIDSKGQLQKFIFNEDNVKVQLDFNNLYNECKNNPIKEKKEKRVKSE; encoded by the exons ATGGCGTTTTTCGATGATGTTAAACAACTTATCCTGCCATATTACTTACTTAGCAGTCTTCTAAGTATTTCATTTCTGGTACTGAAAACTATATCACCCATGTGCAACTACTTATTTCCTCCGAGTGAATCTCAATGTGAATTGGACATG AAACAATCTGAAATCTTGTTTTTCCTTCTATTTGTAATTGTGGTGAGAGCTAGAAAAACTGGCTCTGTTACGATGTTGGCGTACCTCTCTACAGGATTCATGTACTGCAAAGTAGCCAGTTTGATTCTATGGTTCAATGCAGATCCTAGATATGGATTGGTCTATGTGGTGCTATTAACTT TACAAGCAATCCTGTTTCCAGAGCCTTCATACAGTGGTCCAGAAAAAGTTGTCTATTTCAATGCAACATCTTTGGATGAGGAGCTGAACAGAAACAAGAAGGTTGTTTGGATTGTGACATTCTACACTGTTTGGAGCCCAAGCTGTGTCAATTTTGCTTCAATCTATTCAAAATTATCAGCAGA ATATTCGTTAGACAATTTGAAGTTCGGCAAAGTTGATGTGGGACGATTTCCCGAATTAGCCAAGAAGTATTACGTCAACGACACATCCTTTAGCCGGCAGCTACCCACTGTTATAGTATTCAAAAACGGAGAAGAATTTGATCGTAGACCAGCCATCGACAGCAAGGGACAGCTACAGAAATTTATCTTCAATGAA GATAACGTCAAAGTACAATTAGATTTCAACAATCTTTACAATGAATGCAAAAATAATCCAatcaaggagaaaaaagaaaagcgggtCAAGTCAGAGTAA